Genomic DNA from Bacteroidales bacterium:
CTAAGGAGTAAACTAATTTTTAACCAAAATATTTTAATTTGTCATAAAAAAATTTAGTTATAATAATTAAATTTAGTGCATCTAAGAAAATTCCTATATTGTCATTTCGACTGAAAGGAGAAATCTCATTTAATTGATATACATTTTTTTATGAGATTTCTCCTTTCAGTCGAAATGACAGCATAATAATAAATTTTAAGGAGTTTTCGTAGATGCACTAATTAAATATTGATTTTTAAGCTCAAATAAAAATAAGTATATTCGTGCCCTTTAATGATATTGAAAAATCATTATACAAATTTATAATATATCTAATTTTATTTAATATAATGGAAAAAATAAAAAAAACTGCCGCTTATCTAAAAAAAGAACTTGTTCTAAGTCCTGAGGTTGGCATAATATTAGGAAGTGGACTGGGTGGATTGGTTAAACAAATTGGATTTAGCAGAAATTTTAAATACGAAGATATTCCCAACTTTCCTGTATCAACTGTTGAAGGTCATTCAGGGAAATTAATAATAGGAAAACTGGGAGGTAAGAATGTTGTTGCAATGCAAGGACGTTTCCATTATTATGAAGGATATGGAATGGATAAAGTTGTTTTTCCAATTAGAGTAATGAAACTTTTAGGGATTCATACTCTGATTGTTTCTAATGCTGCCGGAGGATTAAATCCTGAATTTAAAGTTGGTGATTTAATGATAATTAAAGACCATATTAATTTTTTCCCACAAAATCCTTTACATGGGAAAAATTATGATGAATTAGGACCTCGATTTCCGGATATGAGCAAAACTTATAATCCCGAATTAAGAAAAAGGGCAAAAAAAATTGCTGCCGAAAATAATATTGAAGTTAAAGAGGGTGTTTATATAGGAAGCTCAGGTCCAACATTAGAAACTCCTGCTGAATATAAATTTTTCAGGACAATTGGTGCAGATGCCACAGGTATGTCAACTATTCCTGAAGTTATTGTTGCACATCATATGGGTATTAAATGTTTTGGAATGTCGGTTATTACAAATCTAAGCAAGCCCGAAGACACCGAAAAAGATACTACTCATGACGAAGTTCAAAATATTGCAGGTATTGTTGAACCAAAAATGACACTAATTATTAAAGAATTAATAGACCAACTTTAGGTTTTTTAATATTTTATTGAACCAACAGAGTTTAATAGATTTTGACTAAGATTAAGTATAATATAAAATGATAAAAAGACTTTTAATATATTCAGTAATTATTTTTTCATTTACTAATTGCACAACTGATAAATTTGAAAAAATTCCTGAAGATAGATTTATTGGAATTTGGGAACTTCGTGGACGTCCTATGTTTGAGGGGATTAAAATATTGATTGAAAAAAATGACAACGATGAACTGATTGGAAAAATAGTTGAATTAAATAATAATAAATATGTTAGATTGTTTGCCGACTCAGCGGATATTTGGATTTCTAATATTAAAAGGGTATCTAATTACCAATTCAGATTGACAGAAAAAAAGATTGCTAAGGAATTATTCTCATTATACGGACTAAATACTTCGACTGAATTTAAAATAGAATTTATAGATAATAATACTTTTGGATTGGCGACTGGAAATTCAGATCCATCCAAATCAGACATCTTTTATAAACGATTAGAATAATAAAAACACATGATAACATGCTATAAATTCAAGCGGGTAGAAAGGGCTAATATGAAACGAATTACAATATAGAAAAAAATGACAAACAACAAAAAAGTTCTTCTGATGATTTTGGATGGATGGGGCATAGGCGACAAGTCAAAATCAGATGCAATATTTAACGGAGAAACTCCCAATATTGACAGACTAACTAAACAATATCCAAACTCAAAACTTTATACTTCGGGTGAAAAAGTCGGACTTCCTGACGGGCAAATGGGTAATTCAGAGGTTGGACATCTTAATATTGGTGCAGGAAGAATTGTTTATCAGGACCTTGTTAAAATT
This window encodes:
- a CDS encoding purine-nucleoside phosphorylase, which encodes MMEKIKKTAAYLKKELVLSPEVGIILGSGLGGLVKQIGFSRNFKYEDIPNFPVSTVEGHSGKLIIGKLGGKNVVAMQGRFHYYEGYGMDKVVFPIRVMKLLGIHTLIVSNAAGGLNPEFKVGDLMIIKDHINFFPQNPLHGKNYDELGPRFPDMSKTYNPELRKRAKKIAAENNIEVKEGVYIGSSGPTLETPAEYKFFRTIGADATGMSTIPEVIVAHHMGIKCFGMSVITNLSKPEDTEKDTTHDEVQNIAGIVEPKMTLIIKELIDQL